ACTAGTTAATTTCTTGGATGATCACCCAAATTTGGAGAATtttcacaaaaattatttttattttatttaagatAATAAAGTCACTCAAGTATCattattttctctaaaaaaTACTTTAACACTTCAAAAACCTCCTTCTTTCCTAGTTGGCATGTCATATCATTAAAGCCTCATTTTTCTAATAATAGACATATTAAACTCATTTaaccaaattcatattttatacctAAACAAATATGACCTAGTTAAAAAGCGGGAACGGATCAAATCATACATTCTATTAAGCCACTGTTCAAttctaagattttttttttttaaatctagatttaaatatattatctttaaacttaaattaaaattcaagtAATTTAGTCTTTTTATTCaaattcatgttttcttaaatgGCATTTTTTCCACGTTAAGCTATCTATTCGTTCCACATTAAAATAGAATTGCGCAGATTACATTCGTATCGGTTTAACTTTTAAAAGATATAATTGAatcaaacattttaaaaaataaagttagtgtaaatttttCTTCCGTATTGTTAGTTATTTATCTTTAAATATGTAGTGTGTAATTTTTGGCATTTCCATTGCCAGTGAGATCGTTTTTATTTCTCTTACGAAAGGTATATAATTTTCATTActataatacttattttaaaatattatattgtaCTCTTATTCtgtatttgaaatattatattattagtcttatatatatgaaatataatatattcttaatTTATTTCAGGTTATGATATAGCTATTCCAACTTGTCATGTTAATATCTAGCAATATATTAGACTAAAGCCCTAAAGTAACTCACATTCAATCTTTTTTATactttaacttttatttttaactcttatctacaaatttaaaaatttcatcttttaattctaaTTCATTTAGATTGCATGCTTAGTTTGTTCCTTTGCCGAATTTTAACCGGGccattttttttgggttataaaatataaatttgattaaatgggtttgatgagttaaatatgTTGATTGTTAAAAAAATATGGGGCTCTAATGACATGGCATGCCAACTAGGAGAGAAGAAGACTTTTGAGTTGTTTAGGtattttttgaggaaaatagtgtGACTTGAGTGATCTTATTGTcctaaatgaaacaaaagtgatTTTTATAGGAAATTCGCAAACTTGGGTATCCGCGAATTAACTCAGTTTTCACCTCCCCCCCACGCCCCCACCCCCACAAACCACTTTACATCCAAGGAATTAACTCCTTTTTCACCTCGCCAACCCCTAATTTCTTTCATACTCCTTttgttttaatatatatatatattttttttttgtaatatgaTTCAACAGAAATGTTActtactttttatatttagtattctttttgttttaatttagatgccacactttttttttagtctttCCCAAAgaatgtcatcttttaataattaaaaataacttaactttaattttttttttacacttaatgaaatgatttatagtcacataaatgtctaaaatttattttagaccataaatttaaaaaatctttaTCTTTTCTTAAGCTTTGTATCTAGTCAAACagcgtcacataaattgggacggagggagtaactatTTATactgaatatcctacatgtgtcatttttgtacattacaagaattttttttaaaatcacaagacttgaatgttttctttatttttttaaattttatggcgCATCAAATTAAGACAAACGAATTGAAATAGAATATTACACTTATCGTCCGTCAATTTTGCTTCTATCCATCATTCCTCGtatcattttttcctttttcatggtCCAAAACAGGGAAGCAAAGGTCTAAATTTACTGTTGCAtgaattgttttgaataaaATAGGACTGTCATTTGTACCCCCTACCCCACAATTGTAAGGCAGCCACAATCAATCAGTCCGATTTTGGGTCCCATAAAACAGCCTTTTTTCACAGAAAAATGGATCCAAACAAAACTAGTCCTTGTCATCTCCTTTTCCTTGTACATCAAATTGGCCAACTACATATCGtatgtattttaatttaaaaaaattaagatagtaaaataaatattataatttattttatctgtgattgATTCTGTTCTGTTTAAAATAAAtgttataatttattttctatttgattgatcctggtttctctttttcatttttttaaataagaaagATATTTTTGGACAGTGAGAGACATTCTCAAGacaatattattaaaaaaaatagaaacgaAATAAAATGCTTAATAAGCAATTACTATCGAAACATTGTTCTTCTCTCGCGAAAAGAATTTGACTTATCCAAACTAACACTCATACAGAACTTACACGATTTTTTAATTCGTGGAACTTCAAATGTAGATGTCAGAAGTTAGGTTTGTTAAGTCAAACTTCAAATGCATACGTGTTTACCCGCAAATCGATATAGTTAAATTTATGTACGTAGTCAAGAACACGTGAATGTGACCAAAATAATGATATAATTAGCAAATGAAATATAATTGAAGACAAAGAATTCGAATAGCTTAGGCCTTGGAGAAGCTTTGAGCTAGAGTCTCCGGTCAAGCTTTCAGTTGTAACCTTGTTAAATTGAACTTAGAGCAATAAGAAACTAACAGCAGTGTAAGAATGAAGTATTTCTTGTATATAATTTCACATGCCTTTACAATGGAATGAGAGTCCTATTTATACTTGACCTAAGGGGTACATGTTCCATGAATTGTGCCCCTCTTATTGCAGATTAATGTTGTGGTAATGATGGGCGATGAAGGTGATGATAATCCTCATTAATGCTACGTGGAAGCCTCAAAGTCTTTGTGTAATGGATGATCGTTGGCCTTCGTCAAAACCCTTCAGTTTCATGTCCTCGGGGACAAGAAACTTCACCGAGCCTCTGGAGCAATGTGAGTACCTCCGGGGACGCTTCATGCTGACACAGATCCATTTCATCCTTAGCGACACGTGTCACTATAGCATTCGTCCAGTTGTATCCTGCGAATTCTCCCCAATACTGTATGTCTGAAGAGTTTTTTATAATTTCAGATTTGCACATATGAAATTGATTTTGAAACGataaaaattgcaaaaaatcataaacttccattattataccttaaaaataaatagagaTTATGCTACATGTGCACTTCCCCCTCAATAGTCCCCCGCAAATTCATTTCCAAAAGAACCCAACTTTCAACCAGACAACTCCAAAATCTATTTGCCTTCTTAACCCACGACAAAATCAGTTTCCACAAATACAAAAATCTCAACAAGCTATTGCCTTACATTTCTACAAATTTCTCTTAGTGGGAAACAGAACATAGAAGAAAGCCAAAAAAAGCGCTCCTCTGCATTGACTCTACCTAAATCTTTGAAACTTAATAGTCTCCAATACCCCTTATGCTATCCAAATGAGAAAGAATCCAACTACGGAAGGGCTAAAGcaaagaaaggggaaaagaattatttttttaacaaaaatttctttttattattattttaatccTTTTTAGTCAAAATCACTAATATATATGTGCATTCTCTTTAAAGGTTATGTGTTCTATATTTGTCAAACTTAGCCAAATTAACATCATATAAACTTCGTCAATGATAAAATGCATTTAATTTTGAAGTACTTGCTTTCACCACGTTGAGGTGACTAGCTCCTTTGAGAGCCTATAGAGTTAGGGGGTCGACATTTTCAAATTGGATGCTAAGCCAaagaattttcaatttttttttttttaaaaatactgtTCAAAATGTCTTTTTCATTCTTAGCTAAAACAGGAAATTTGAATTGGTTGCATCCAAAATGCTAAAGCTAAgggcttttctttttctctttcctcaAGTACATGAGTGATGGTAGccttatactccctccgtcccataataagtgtcatcttaactaaaaaaaattatctcataataagtgtcactttaggaaatcaagacataaattgactaattttttgcaattctacccttagacaaaaactgacaagttaaagtaacatctaaatgatgattggaaaagtcacatagtaacttggtattatGGATTCCTAATGTCAAAAGGTTTAttacttgtgcatgctctaatcaagaggaaaaagtaatttatttttattatataggagtaacttggtaaacttcacattacattattgatttcttaatatgcgtgttttttgctaaggtgacacttattatggggcGGAGGGAGTAATGTGGTGTCCAGGCAAACATAGGCATTCTTGTATATCAACAAGGCCTATGAATAAATATGTCGTATATTAGGTTGCATGTGCTCGCGTGACTTCATTGCGACTTTGAGTAACATTTCTATTTGTAGTTATTGTTCATTAAAATATCtgcaataaaaaagaaaaatacccCACAATGCACTTCACTAAATTTTTGCTACCATTAGAATTTAGTCATTCTACTTATAGCATTGATCACATGTTTGTATATGGAGTTGCCATTTACCAACTCGCGGCATCTTTAAGTTGcccataaaagaaaataaaaaggaaaaatggaaagttttatgtatttttcttgTTTAGTATGTAGTATGTAATTACTAATGTCTTAGTATTATCATTCTTACACCCATCCacagatatacacacaaataTAATTCCATTAATTGATCCTGAACACGGCCGGAACTAAAGTGTCGGCTATGGGCAGGGACGAATCTACAGTTGGTTCACGTGAACTCAAAAGCTTTCGCACAGACTTTGCGTTAAGAAATTTATTAATGACTTCCTaagtctcaatttatgtgaagctCTCTGCATATTTcaatataatattaaattatataacTATAAAACAGATGGGATCTTTTTGTCTATTGtatatattaacaaaatcaattaGTTTAAGCGAAATCACCAAAAAATTATAGTCTAGTTGtataaatgaaatattttactagaacaacttttttaaaaaaaatatgtggcaataaatcatctcaatacaaataaaataaaaaaattaaaatttaatcttTTCTAAATAATGAAATATGCCACATAAACTTAGACATGTGGAGTGACATAAAAAATATAGTACTATTCATAAGTTAAAGCTTAGAAAATATTGTCATCGGATACATATATTTAACTATTTATTGTTTTACCTCTTCTAATGAGCTTTCTAACCTTTCACTTTTGTGGTGACTCGAACTCACTACCTAAAGGTTGGAGGTGGAGAGGGCTTAAGCAACCCCCTCTTGTTCATCTATACATGAATTGGGATACCACTAAATGCGAATTCACTACAGAAAGTCCACACTGGAAAATAAAGCACTACATAACAAAATCTGACTTCATATAGAAAACTTGAGCACAGGAGTACTCACTACGACCCTTATCGGTGAAACTTAAGAAGTTAAATACTAAAAAAAGGGTACAATTGACGAACAAACACGAGTGAATTTCTCTCTCATGTCATTTAATAAATGAATAGACTTAATTTGGGTGTATGTCTTTGACTAGGACTGACATCTTCACCCGCAACACACTTTCATTCAATTATAGAATCCAATCCCCACCCAACCTTAGAACCcatcttcaactttttttcttctcttacctATGAACTCTCTCTTGATTTGCATTAACTCTCCCTatctgtaattttttttcttcctctgaGCTCTTAGGTTTTGCATTAACTCTTCCTATCTCCATATCCACTAGCTTAATAGCAAAACGCcgtatataattaataacttcaCTACATTTTGGCTATGGGCGCAATTCACTACCACCATCATCTCCAACACACACCCTCAAGCTTCTCTTTTGCAACAATAGCCACTTTAGCTTTCCTTTTGCTCACTCCACTTGTTTCAGCTCTGCGTCTCAACCCCACTCAAAGACTCAGTAAGTTCACCTATTTTTTACTGAAACATACTCAAAAACGTAGTGAATTGTAATATTATGAGTGTAATTTAACTTGTTTTCTTATCTTGTACTAATAATTTGCATTATTGTTTTTGCTATTAATCTCACTTTTTGTAAAAGATTACATGTAATTATCTTTAAGTGATCTGATAGTGTAAACAATTTTTTACCTTGCTAGTGTATAAAATGTAATCTTTTTTTAGTGAATTTACCatctttcaaaaagaaaattgtttACAACAGGCTCCTCACTGATGGCTTGATTCTTTTTGCTGAATCTATacgtcaaaatatttttattgataAATAACTCGAATATTATGTTGAATTGTCTTCTCCTTTAAAAAACTTAAGCGCTTAAGAGGGGTATTATATATGCACATTCATTATATGTCTACCAAACTAGGGTAGTTGATAccttctgatttttttttttgtttaatcatACAGTACGATATTTGAAAGTTATTGATCCTACTAATTTAAATTTACAACGAATTAATATATCTTTTCATGGTGACTAAGCATAGATGGTGAGTCTGACGTTGTTGAGCGAGTTGTTACTCAGAGAAGACTAAGTGGACCAGGTTCATCACCACCTGCCTGCCGATCCAAATGTGGAAGGTGTTCACCATGTAAACCGGTTCGGGTCTCAATTCAACCCGGTTTGAGTTTTACTTTAGAATACTACCCTGAAGCGTGGAGGTGCAAGTGTGGAAACAATCTCTTCATgccttaaaaataaatacttccTAGTAGTAGTAGATTActcttgtgtatttttttttttacttcttctttgtatttaatttttttcactaTGTACTAATTAATCACTTATTCTAATGCATAACCAATTAGTATAGCACCATTTGTTATAATCTGAATTAGAGTTCTTTTTTAGTTGTAATTtgtaaagtttatttttttttctcatcttATTTAACGGAAAGATTCtggaaagataaaaagaaaagtcaaaagaAGCAGTTTGTTGTATAGTTGTATCAACTgattcttctctttttcatgcGAATGACAGAACCTTGGAAacgtaattttctttttttgagagTCTCAGAGAGATGTGTTATTCACCTTTGCTCACTGTTCATTGCTCTCAAGGAACACTTGTTATGTTTCTCTCTCCTTTATGCGCCATTtgtttagagcctgtttggataaATTGATTTAAAATAATTGATAAATATTTAAGTGTTAGAAGTTACGTTATTTTTATAACTAAGTAAATAAATTATGTGTTTGGATAATTGGAGGCTCGCGTTCGGTATATTATGTGATAAGAATGTGTCATCGAGACTTAAAGGTTAGTTCTATAGAGTGGCGTGGTTTGACCAACGATGTTGTATGGGATGAAGTGTATAGGCTAGTCAAGAACTTGCACGTTCAGAAgagataaggtctgcgtacacgtCATCCTtcctagaccccacttgtgaaaATATACTCggtattttattattattcttgttattgttgttgtatataaGTATTGAAACTGATAATAAGCATTTGGTATGTTTGATAAacactttttttattattattaaactGGTTGAAGTAACCTTAAAGTTAAATGGAATggagagagttttttttttttttttaaaaaaaaaaaaaaaactacatagGGGGTAGAGGAAGGGGAAATGAGAAGGGAATTACAATGTGGGTATTCGAATCCTCAGCAATAAGATAAAAGTTTAGCTAACCAACAACCTAAGCTACTAGATCTCTACAGGAATGAAAAGAGTTAGGATTGTCATTTTGATGATTGCAAAAGATAAATACAAcaatgcaacaacaacaataacaaccacctagtgaaatcccacaccgtggggtctggggagggtagagtgtacgcagacctgacTCCTACCAAGATAGGACGACTATTTTCGAAAGACCTCGGctcaataataataacatattcAGTTTAATTTTATAAGTAGGGTCTAAAAAAGATATACACAATCTTACCAACCATATGAGGGCAGAGAGACTACTTCAATACACCCAAAGCTCAAATGATTACAAtatatattactactactaagagcctgtttggattggcttataagttgctttatgttcgttttcaaatttttttgagtgtttttgacaattaaattttaaagtcattttgctTAAAAtgcctttaaaaaaataattgggcccatttGACTTACATTTATCTAAAGCCTTATATAGCCAAAAAAAAGTTAAGTTAGattaccccaacttattttttttttttataagcaaGTAAAAACgcttatag
This portion of the Lycium ferocissimum isolate CSIRO_LF1 chromosome 1, AGI_CSIRO_Lferr_CH_V1, whole genome shotgun sequence genome encodes:
- the LOC132068428 gene encoding EPIDERMAL PATTERNING FACTOR-like protein 5; this translates as MGAIHYHHHLQHTPSSFSFATIATLAFLLLTPLVSALRLNPTQRLNGESDVVERVVTQRRLSGPGSSPPACRSKCGRCSPCKPVRVSIQPGLSFTLEYYPEAWRCKCGNNLFMP